Proteins encoded together in one Cellulomonas gilvus ATCC 13127 window:
- a CDS encoding LacI family DNA-binding transcriptional regulator has protein sequence MRTRLTDLAEQAGVSTATVSRVLNGKHGVSAQARQSVLAALDVLGYERPEKLRTRSAGLVGLVVPELANPVFPAFAQVIESMLTERGYTPLLCTQSPGGTTEDQYVEMLLEHGVAGIIFVSGLHADSSASKDRYHRLRSRGMPVVLVNGFAEGVDAPFVSTDDEAALELAFRHLVSLGHRRIGLAIGPERFVPARRKREAFATQLERHLGVTDAEEHVVSTLFTVEGGQAAALELIASDHTAIVCGSDMMALGAIRAARSRGLQVPDDLSVVGFDDSPLIAFTDPPLTTVRQPVLAMGHAAVSALVAEINDVPASRIELKFHPELIVRGSTGAAPVPALANAAAHPLS, from the coding sequence GTGCGTACCCGCTTGACGGATCTCGCGGAGCAGGCCGGTGTCAGCACCGCGACCGTGTCCCGCGTGCTGAACGGCAAGCACGGCGTGTCGGCCCAGGCCCGGCAGTCCGTGCTCGCCGCCCTCGACGTGCTCGGCTACGAGCGCCCCGAGAAGCTGCGCACGCGCTCCGCCGGACTCGTGGGCCTCGTCGTGCCCGAGCTGGCCAACCCCGTCTTCCCGGCGTTCGCGCAGGTCATCGAGTCGATGCTGACCGAGCGCGGCTACACGCCGCTGCTGTGCACGCAGTCCCCCGGTGGCACCACCGAGGACCAGTACGTCGAGATGCTCCTGGAGCACGGCGTCGCCGGGATCATCTTCGTCTCGGGCCTGCACGCCGACTCGTCCGCGAGCAAGGACCGCTACCACCGGCTCCGCAGCCGGGGCATGCCGGTCGTGCTGGTCAACGGCTTCGCCGAGGGCGTGGACGCACCGTTCGTCTCGACCGACGACGAGGCCGCGCTCGAGCTCGCGTTCCGGCACCTGGTCTCGCTCGGGCACCGCAGGATCGGCCTCGCGATCGGCCCCGAGCGGTTCGTGCCGGCCCGGCGCAAGCGTGAGGCGTTCGCCACGCAGCTCGAACGGCACCTGGGCGTGACCGACGCCGAGGAGCACGTCGTGTCCACGCTCTTCACGGTCGAGGGCGGCCAGGCGGCCGCCCTCGAGCTCATCGCGTCGGACCACACCGCGATCGTGTGCGGCTCGGACATGATGGCGCTCGGCGCGATCCGCGCGGCCCGCTCACGCGGGCTCCAGGTCCCGGACGACCTGTCGGTGGTCGGCTTCGACGACTCGCCGCTCATCGCGTTCACCGACCCGCCGCTGACGACCGTCCGCCAGCCGGTGCTGGCCATGGGCCACGCGGCGGTCTCGGCGCTCGTCGCCGAGATCAACGACGTGCCGGCCTCGCGCATCGAGCTCAAGTTCCACCCCGAGCTCATCGTGCGCGGCTCGACCGGCGCCGCGCCGGTGCCCGCCCTGGCGAACGCCGCGGCCCACCCGCTGTCCTGA
- a CDS encoding sugar ABC transporter substrate-binding protein — MRRSIPALAAAVGLAMALTACGGSSTPESESTNEPTTAETTAPALTGTLTMWVDETRIDIMKPIVKEFQDQTGVKVDLVQKVSGDIRTDFVSQVPTGQGPDVIIGAHDWTGEFVTNGVAAPIQLGDKAGGFAPSAIQAFTYEGQVYGAPYAIENIALVRNNKLVADTKATTFDELIAEGKESGAKYPVLIQQGDQGDAYHLYPLQTSFDAPIFVQDDTGSYTTELGLGGANGDKFADYLAKLGKDKVIDPAIDGQKALEAFQAGDAAYMLTGPWNTTTFTDAGMDISVLPIPSAGGAEARPFVGVQGAFISAKSENPVLANEFVVNFLTSEAVQTELYQAGGRLPALTAAADKVDDPVLAGFNEAGAGGAPMPSIPEMGAMWQFWGTTEVQIIDGQAKDAAGAWKTMVTNMQDAVDKA, encoded by the coding sequence ATGCGACGGAGCATCCCGGCCCTCGCGGCCGCAGTCGGCCTCGCGATGGCGCTCACCGCCTGCGGCGGCAGCAGCACCCCGGAGTCGGAGTCCACCAACGAGCCCACGACGGCGGAGACCACGGCTCCCGCCCTCACCGGGACCCTGACGATGTGGGTGGACGAGACCCGCATCGACATCATGAAGCCGATCGTCAAGGAGTTCCAGGACCAGACCGGCGTCAAGGTCGACCTGGTGCAGAAGGTGTCGGGCGACATCCGCACCGACTTCGTCTCGCAGGTGCCCACGGGCCAGGGCCCGGACGTCATCATCGGCGCGCACGACTGGACGGGTGAGTTCGTCACCAACGGTGTGGCCGCCCCGATCCAGCTGGGCGACAAGGCCGGCGGCTTCGCACCGTCCGCGATCCAGGCGTTCACGTACGAGGGACAGGTGTACGGCGCGCCGTACGCGATCGAGAACATCGCGCTGGTCCGCAACAACAAGCTGGTCGCGGACACCAAGGCGACCACGTTCGACGAGCTGATCGCGGAGGGCAAGGAGTCCGGCGCCAAGTACCCCGTGCTGATCCAGCAGGGCGACCAGGGCGACGCCTACCACCTGTACCCGCTGCAGACCTCGTTCGACGCCCCGATCTTCGTGCAGGACGACACGGGCTCGTACACCACCGAGCTGGGCCTGGGCGGCGCCAACGGCGACAAGTTCGCCGACTACCTGGCCAAGCTCGGCAAGGACAAGGTCATCGACCCCGCGATCGACGGGCAGAAGGCGCTCGAGGCCTTCCAGGCCGGTGACGCCGCGTACATGCTCACGGGTCCGTGGAACACCACCACGTTCACGGATGCGGGCATGGACATCTCCGTGCTGCCGATCCCGAGCGCGGGCGGCGCCGAGGCCAGGCCGTTCGTCGGCGTGCAGGGCGCGTTCATCTCCGCCAAGTCGGAGAACCCGGTCCTCGCCAACGAGTTCGTGGTCAACTTCCTCACCTCCGAGGCCGTGCAGACCGAGCTGTACCAGGCGGGCGGCCGGCTCCCGGCCCTGACCGCGGCGGCCGACAAGGTCGACGACCCGGTGCTGGCCGGCTTCAACGAGGCCGGTGCGGGCGGCGCCCCGATGCCGTCCATCCCGGAGATGGGTGCCATGTGGCAGTTCTGGGGCACCACCGAGGTGCAGATCATCGACGGCCAGGCCAAGGACGCGGCGGGCGCCTGGAAGACGATGGTGACCAACATGCAGGACGCGGTCGACAAGGCGTGA
- the dusB gene encoding tRNA dihydrouridine synthase DusB — protein sequence MTVTNQPTDDRAPGAVLPPLRIGPLRIDTPVVLAPMAGVTNAAFRRLCRESGAGLYVAEMVTSRALVERGEESFRIISHEPDERPRSVQLYGVDPATVAAAVHLVASEDRADHVDLNFGCPVAKVTRRGGGAVLPWKRDLFRAIVTQAVAAAAPYGVPVTVKMRKGIDDDHLTYLEAGLVAQEAGVAAVALHARTAADYYSGTADWESIARLKETVTDIPVLGNGDIWSAEDALAMVAQTGCDGVVVGRGCQGRPWLFADLAAAFAGSDERVRPGMRHVAATVRRHAELMVEHFEDEDKALREMRKHMAWYFKGYVVGGELRARFGLVSSLAELDDLLALLDLDQPYPGEPAEGQRGRAGAPKRPILPYGWLDSRELSDEFRQDLHEAELSVSGG from the coding sequence GTGACCGTGACGAACCAGCCGACCGACGACCGTGCGCCGGGTGCGGTGCTGCCCCCGCTGCGGATCGGTCCGCTGCGCATCGACACGCCCGTGGTGCTCGCACCCATGGCGGGCGTGACCAACGCGGCGTTCCGGCGGCTGTGCCGCGAGTCGGGTGCGGGCCTGTACGTCGCGGAGATGGTGACCAGCCGCGCGCTGGTGGAGCGCGGCGAGGAGTCCTTCCGGATCATCTCCCACGAGCCCGATGAGCGGCCACGTTCGGTCCAGCTGTACGGAGTGGACCCCGCGACGGTGGCCGCCGCGGTGCACCTGGTCGCGAGCGAGGACCGGGCCGATCACGTGGACCTCAACTTCGGCTGCCCCGTGGCCAAGGTGACGCGCCGCGGCGGGGGAGCCGTGCTGCCGTGGAAGCGGGACCTGTTCCGCGCGATCGTCACGCAGGCGGTGGCCGCGGCCGCGCCGTACGGCGTGCCCGTCACGGTCAAGATGCGCAAGGGCATCGACGACGACCACCTGACGTACCTCGAGGCGGGTCTCGTCGCGCAGGAGGCGGGTGTCGCCGCGGTCGCGCTGCACGCCCGGACCGCCGCCGACTACTACTCGGGCACGGCCGACTGGGAGTCCATCGCGCGGCTCAAGGAGACGGTCACCGACATCCCGGTGCTCGGCAACGGGGACATCTGGTCCGCCGAGGACGCGCTCGCGATGGTCGCGCAGACGGGCTGCGACGGCGTCGTGGTCGGGCGGGGATGCCAGGGCCGGCCGTGGCTGTTCGCGGACCTCGCGGCGGCGTTCGCGGGCTCCGACGAGCGCGTGCGTCCGGGCATGCGGCACGTCGCGGCGACGGTCCGGCGTCACGCGGAGCTGATGGTCGAGCACTTCGAGGACGAGGACAAGGCGCTGCGCGAGATGCGCAAGCACATGGCCTGGTACTTCAAGGGCTACGTGGTGGGCGGCGAGCTGCGCGCACGGTTCGGCCTGGTGTCCAGCCTCGCCGAGCTCGACGACCTGCTCGCGCTGCTCGACCTGGACCAGCCCTACCCGGGTGAGCCCGCGGAGGGTCAGCGCGGGCGTGCGGGAGCGCCCAAGCGCCCGATCCTGCCGTACGGGTGGCTGGACTCGCGCGAGCTCTCGGACGAGTTCCGCCAGGACCTGCACGAGGCCGAGCTGAGCGTCTCGGGCGGCTGA
- a CDS encoding glycine--tRNA ligase: MAAPSRLDSVVSLAKRRGFVFPSGEIYGGTRSAWDYGPLGVELKENIKRQWWRSMVTSRDDIVGLDSSVILPRQVWVASGHVGVFTDPLTECLSCHKRFREDQLLEEFEERKGRAPEGGLAGVPCPSCGTKGEWTAPRDFNMMLKTYLGPVEDESGLHYLRPETAQGIFVNFKNVYTAARMRPPFGIGQIGKSFRNEITPGNFIFRTREFEQMEMEFFVEPGTDETWHQYWIDHRTDWYVDLGIARDNLRLYEHPAEKLSHYSKRTVDIEYRFGFQGSEWGELEGIANRTDFDLSTHSEHSGQDLSFFDQAKNERYVPYVIEPAAGLTRSLMAFLVESYAEDEAPNTKGGVDTRVVLKLDPRLAPVKAAVLPLSRNEQLSPKARDLAAELRKHWNVDFDDAGAIGRRYRRQDEIGTPFCITVDFDTLDDQAVTIRHRDDMSQERVALDQVTSYLAPRLLGS, translated from the coding sequence GTGGCAGCACCCTCGCGTCTGGATTCCGTCGTCTCCCTCGCCAAGCGGCGCGGCTTCGTCTTCCCGAGCGGGGAGATCTACGGCGGTACGCGTTCCGCGTGGGACTACGGACCGCTCGGCGTCGAGCTGAAGGAGAACATCAAGCGTCAGTGGTGGCGCTCGATGGTGACCAGCCGCGACGACATCGTGGGCCTCGACTCCTCGGTCATCCTGCCGCGTCAGGTGTGGGTGGCCTCGGGCCACGTGGGCGTGTTCACCGACCCGCTCACCGAGTGCCTGTCCTGCCACAAGCGCTTCCGCGAGGACCAGCTGCTGGAGGAGTTCGAGGAGCGCAAGGGGCGCGCCCCCGAGGGCGGCCTCGCGGGCGTGCCGTGCCCGAGCTGCGGCACCAAGGGCGAGTGGACCGCTCCGCGCGACTTCAACATGATGCTCAAGACGTACCTGGGCCCGGTCGAGGACGAGTCCGGCCTGCACTACCTGCGGCCCGAGACCGCGCAGGGCATCTTCGTGAACTTCAAGAACGTGTACACCGCGGCGCGGATGCGTCCGCCGTTCGGCATCGGCCAGATCGGCAAGTCGTTCCGGAACGAGATCACGCCCGGCAACTTCATCTTCCGCACGCGCGAGTTCGAGCAGATGGAGATGGAGTTCTTCGTCGAGCCCGGGACCGACGAGACCTGGCACCAGTACTGGATCGACCACCGCACCGACTGGTACGTGGACCTGGGCATCGCGCGGGACAACCTGCGCCTCTACGAGCACCCGGCCGAGAAGCTCTCGCACTACTCCAAGCGCACGGTCGACATCGAGTACCGGTTCGGCTTCCAGGGCAGCGAGTGGGGCGAGCTCGAGGGGATCGCGAACCGCACGGACTTCGACCTCAGCACGCACTCCGAGCACTCCGGCCAGGACCTGTCGTTCTTCGACCAGGCCAAGAACGAGCGCTACGTGCCGTACGTGATCGAGCCCGCCGCGGGCCTGACCCGCTCGCTCATGGCCTTCCTGGTCGAGTCGTACGCCGAGGACGAGGCGCCCAACACCAAGGGCGGCGTCGACACGCGCGTCGTGCTCAAGCTCGACCCGCGGCTCGCGCCCGTCAAGGCGGCCGTGCTCCCGCTCTCGCGCAACGAGCAGCTCTCGCCCAAGGCGCGTGACCTGGCCGCCGAGCTGCGCAAGCACTGGAACGTCGACTTCGACGACGCGGGCGCGATCGGCCGCCGGTACCGCCGGCAGGACGAGATCGGCACGCCGTTCTGCATCACGGTGGACTTCGACACGCTCGACGACCAGGCCGTGACGATCCGGCACCGCGACGACATGTCGCAGGAGCGCGTCGCGCTCGACCAGGTCACGTCGTACCTGGCCCCGCGCCTGCTCGGGTCCTGA
- a CDS encoding carbohydrate kinase family protein produces MSHVVVHGPASWNTVVHLDALPEPRPHMVLAREHHDGLGGTSAGKAVTLAALGVPTTLVTTLGDDDEAALVRRALHAGRGGDALRVVPRPAVQGRTERHVNLVARDGARLSVYLELPSAPPPDDEVLGLVRTARAAVLDLADSSRPLLDVARAAGVPVWCDVHDDDGAAPYARAFVAAADVLVVSGARLPDAAAYLDAAVVAGTTLAVCTRGAAGALARDADGWWEVEAAHAGPVLDTEGAGDAFLAGLLRATLAGAPHGRALAEAAAVGAIAVTTAGLGAPQAEPAAVVALADGVRVTRVR; encoded by the coding sequence GTGAGCCACGTCGTCGTGCACGGACCCGCGTCCTGGAACACCGTCGTCCACCTCGACGCGCTGCCCGAGCCGCGTCCGCACATGGTCCTGGCGCGCGAGCACCACGACGGCCTGGGCGGCACGTCCGCGGGCAAGGCCGTCACACTCGCCGCGCTCGGGGTCCCGACGACCCTCGTCACGACCCTGGGTGACGACGACGAGGCCGCGCTCGTGCGCCGTGCGCTGCACGCGGGGCGGGGCGGCGATGCGCTGCGCGTGGTGCCCAGGCCTGCGGTGCAGGGCCGCACCGAGCGGCACGTCAACCTCGTCGCGCGGGACGGGGCGCGGCTGTCGGTGTATCTCGAGCTGCCGTCCGCACCGCCCCCGGACGACGAGGTGCTCGGCCTGGTGCGCACGGCACGCGCCGCGGTGCTCGACCTGGCCGACTCCTCAAGGCCCCTGCTCGACGTCGCACGCGCGGCCGGCGTTCCGGTGTGGTGCGACGTGCACGACGACGACGGAGCCGCGCCCTACGCGCGCGCATTCGTCGCCGCCGCCGACGTCCTGGTCGTGTCCGGCGCACGCCTGCCCGACGCGGCCGCGTACCTCGACGCCGCCGTGGTGGCGGGGACGACGCTCGCGGTCTGCACGCGCGGTGCGGCCGGCGCGCTCGCCCGCGACGCCGACGGCTGGTGGGAGGTCGAGGCCGCGCACGCCGGACCCGTGCTCGACACCGAGGGCGCGGGTGACGCGTTCCTCGCGGGCCTGCTGCGCGCGACGCTCGCGGGCGCACCGCACGGGCGCGCGCTCGCCGAGGCGGCCGCGGTCGGTGCGATCGCGGTGACGACCGCGGGGCTCGGCGCACCGCAGGCCGAGCCCGCCGCCGTCGTCGCGCTGGCCGACGGCGTGCGCGTCACCCGCGTCCGGTGA
- a CDS encoding SigE family RNA polymerase sigma factor, translating to MTAGARDDDDPAHAESLTVVAVGTRTARTRAEIDHEFSAFVARHGADLLRTAWLLCGDAHRAEELTQQALVRTYAAWPRTHEPLAYARRVLANLRVDTWRRRRREVLTAPEDLPETDTVRVGSDEHARTEDRDQLVRALALLTPRQRRIVVLRHMVGLPEAEVAAELGVSIGTVKSTASRGLSTLRTALSTAAGQEVTR from the coding sequence ATGACCGCAGGGGCCCGCGACGACGACGACCCGGCACACGCCGAGTCGCTCACCGTCGTCGCGGTCGGCACCCGCACCGCCCGCACGCGGGCCGAGATCGACCACGAGTTCAGCGCGTTCGTCGCCCGCCACGGCGCGGACCTGCTGCGCACCGCATGGCTGCTGTGCGGTGACGCGCACCGTGCCGAGGAGCTCACGCAGCAGGCCCTCGTCCGCACGTACGCCGCCTGGCCGCGCACGCACGAGCCGCTCGCCTACGCGCGGCGTGTCCTGGCCAACCTGCGCGTCGACACGTGGCGGCGCCGTCGGCGCGAGGTCCTCACCGCACCCGAGGACCTGCCCGAGACCGACACCGTGCGCGTGGGGTCCGACGAGCACGCGCGCACCGAGGACCGCGACCAGCTGGTCCGCGCGCTCGCGCTGCTGACCCCGCGGCAGCGCCGGATCGTGGTGCTGCGGCACATGGTCGGCCTGCCCGAGGCCGAGGTCGCCGCCGAGCTCGGCGTGAGCATCGGCACCGTCAAGTCCACCGCGTCGCGCGGCCTGTCCACGCTGCGCACCGCTCTGTCCACCGCCGCCGGCCAGGAGGTCACCCGATGA
- a CDS encoding glycoside hydrolase family 13 protein, producing MTTLDAPRTLVHEPGSPTGEWWRDAVIYQVYPRSFADGSGDGIGDLPGITARLDHLAALGVDAVWLSPFYRSPQADAGYDVADYRDVDPLFGTLEDFDALLTRAHGLGLRVIVDLVPNHTSDEHAWFVEARAAGPGSAARERYLFREGRGEHGELPPNNWQSIFGGPAWTRLPDGEWYLHLFDTRQPDLNWEHPEVRAEFEDVLRFWLDRGVDGFRIDVAHGMVKAPGLPDWAGHVSMIEGSELAHETAEHELHEHAGDRVEEVTGAGNQGPMFDQDGVHEIYRAWHRVLAAYDGDRALVAEAWVEPLSRLARYVRPDEMQQAFNFAFLATLWHAPSLRDVITASYRASDSVGAPTTWVLSNHDVVRHASRLGLPVPGSRPNGIGPDDEQPDEELGLRRARAATLLMLGLPGSAYLYQGEELGLPDHTALPDDVRQDPAFFRTGGAERGRDGCRVPLPWAADEPGFGFSPTGATWLPQPAAWRSYAADAQRGVPGSTYETYREALAVRRAEALGSGGLAWLESADDVLDLVNRDVRVVANLGAEPVTLPVGSTLLLASGPVTHASDGALVVPGDTTVWVRA from the coding sequence GTGACGACCCTCGACGCCCCCCGCACCCTCGTGCACGAGCCCGGATCGCCCACCGGCGAGTGGTGGCGCGACGCCGTGATCTACCAGGTGTACCCGCGGTCGTTCGCGGACGGCTCGGGTGACGGGATCGGCGACCTGCCCGGCATCACCGCGCGCCTGGACCACCTCGCGGCGCTCGGTGTCGACGCCGTCTGGCTCTCACCGTTCTACCGCTCGCCGCAGGCCGACGCGGGCTACGACGTGGCGGACTACCGCGACGTCGACCCGCTGTTCGGCACGCTCGAGGACTTCGACGCGCTGCTGACGCGCGCGCACGGTCTGGGACTGCGCGTGATCGTCGACCTGGTGCCCAACCACACGTCCGACGAGCACGCGTGGTTCGTCGAGGCGCGCGCGGCGGGCCCGGGCTCGGCGGCCCGCGAGCGCTACCTGTTCCGGGAGGGGCGCGGCGAGCACGGCGAGCTGCCCCCGAACAACTGGCAGTCGATCTTCGGCGGTCCCGCATGGACGCGCCTGCCCGACGGTGAGTGGTACCTGCACCTGTTCGACACGCGCCAGCCGGACCTCAACTGGGAGCACCCCGAGGTCCGGGCCGAGTTCGAGGACGTGCTGCGGTTCTGGCTGGACCGGGGCGTGGACGGGTTCCGCATCGACGTCGCGCACGGCATGGTCAAGGCGCCCGGGCTGCCGGACTGGGCCGGGCACGTGTCGATGATCGAGGGCTCGGAGCTCGCGCACGAGACCGCCGAGCACGAGCTGCACGAGCACGCAGGCGACCGCGTCGAGGAGGTCACGGGCGCGGGCAACCAGGGCCCGATGTTCGACCAGGACGGCGTGCACGAGATCTACCGGGCGTGGCACCGCGTGCTGGCCGCGTATGACGGCGACCGCGCACTCGTCGCCGAGGCGTGGGTCGAGCCGCTGTCCCGCCTGGCCCGCTACGTGCGTCCCGACGAGATGCAGCAGGCGTTCAACTTCGCGTTCCTGGCCACGCTGTGGCACGCGCCGTCCCTGCGCGACGTCATCACCGCGTCCTACCGGGCGTCGGACTCCGTGGGCGCGCCGACCACGTGGGTGCTGTCCAACCACGACGTGGTGCGGCACGCCTCGCGCCTGGGCCTGCCCGTGCCGGGCTCGCGGCCCAACGGCATCGGCCCGGACGACGAGCAGCCCGACGAGGAGCTGGGCCTGCGCCGCGCGCGCGCCGCGACTCTGCTCATGCTCGGCCTGCCCGGCTCGGCCTACCTGTACCAGGGCGAGGAGCTGGGTCTGCCGGACCACACCGCACTGCCCGACGACGTGCGCCAGGACCCGGCGTTCTTCCGGACCGGCGGGGCCGAGCGCGGCCGCGACGGCTGCCGTGTCCCGCTGCCGTGGGCCGCGGACGAGCCCGGGTTCGGCTTCTCCCCCACGGGCGCGACGTGGTTGCCGCAGCCGGCGGCCTGGCGCTCCTACGCCGCCGACGCGCAGCGCGGCGTCCCCGGCTCGACGTACGAGACCTACCGCGAGGCGCTCGCGGTGCGCCGCGCCGAGGCGCTCGGCTCGGGCGGCCTCGCCTGGCTCGAGAGCGCCGACGACGTGCTCGACCTGGTCAACCGGGACGTGCGCGTGGTCGCCAACCTGGGGGCCGAGCCGGTCACGCTGCCGGTCGGCTCCACGCTGCTGCTCGCGTCGGGGCCCGTCACGCACGCGTCCGACGGCGCGCTCGTCGTCCCGGGCGACACGACCGTGTGGGTGCGCGCCTGA
- a CDS encoding alpha-amylase — protein sequence MTHLLRRTSGAIALTAALLLTGCTGGEPADPAAQPAADGSGHDVGVQLFQWTWDAIAAECTDQLGPAGYAWVLTSPPNEHITGEAWWTSYQPVSYRLESRLGTREQFAAMVRTCHAAGVDVRVDAVLNHMTGQDEPGTGWAGSSYEHDSYPGLWTPADFHRCGLTPSDDIASYADRAQVQTCELLNLADLDTGAPHVRARLTAYLQDLVSLGVDGFRIDAAKHMAAQDVGAILEPLPDDVAVMQEVIRGTAEPVQPDEYVPHGQVYEFTYGKEMLGVVAGSPGLALELGTATARYLPSDDAVAFVENHDTERNGSTLSYRDGTDDALATVLLLAGTYGTPQVYSGYAFDDVDAGPPQDATGRVQDATCGTAPGPGASLAPGDWVCQHRWPQVAGMVGWRGVVGDAPVVDAWSQGDAVALGRGERGFVVVNLGDAELRVTLPTSLPDGGYCDVLTAGGTCMQSTVRDGAVSVVVPPGAAQAWDVAHRA from the coding sequence ATGACGCACCTGCTCCGCCGCACGTCCGGCGCGATCGCGCTGACCGCGGCGCTCCTGCTCACGGGCTGCACCGGCGGCGAGCCTGCCGACCCGGCCGCGCAGCCCGCCGCCGACGGCTCGGGCCACGACGTGGGCGTGCAGCTGTTCCAGTGGACGTGGGACGCGATCGCCGCCGAGTGCACCGACCAGCTGGGCCCCGCGGGGTACGCGTGGGTGCTCACGTCGCCGCCGAACGAGCACATCACGGGCGAGGCGTGGTGGACGTCCTACCAGCCCGTGAGCTACCGGCTGGAGTCCCGGCTGGGCACGCGCGAGCAGTTCGCCGCGATGGTGCGCACGTGCCACGCCGCGGGTGTCGACGTGCGCGTGGACGCCGTGCTCAACCACATGACCGGCCAGGACGAGCCGGGAACGGGCTGGGCGGGCTCGTCGTACGAGCACGACTCCTACCCGGGGCTGTGGACACCGGCGGACTTCCACCGCTGCGGCCTGACGCCGAGCGACGACATCGCGAGCTACGCCGACCGCGCCCAGGTGCAGACGTGCGAGCTGCTCAACCTCGCCGACCTCGACACCGGGGCGCCGCACGTCCGTGCCCGCCTGACCGCGTACCTGCAGGACCTGGTGTCGCTGGGCGTCGACGGCTTCCGCATCGACGCCGCCAAGCACATGGCCGCGCAGGACGTCGGCGCGATCCTCGAGCCCCTGCCCGACGACGTGGCGGTCATGCAGGAGGTCATCCGCGGCACCGCCGAGCCGGTCCAGCCCGACGAGTACGTCCCGCACGGTCAGGTGTACGAGTTCACCTACGGCAAGGAGATGCTGGGCGTGGTCGCGGGCTCACCCGGGCTGGCGCTCGAGCTCGGCACCGCGACCGCGCGCTACCTGCCGTCGGACGACGCGGTCGCGTTCGTCGAGAACCACGACACCGAGCGCAACGGCTCGACGCTGTCCTACCGCGACGGCACCGACGACGCGCTCGCGACCGTGCTGCTGCTGGCGGGCACGTACGGCACGCCGCAGGTGTACTCGGGCTATGCGTTCGACGACGTGGACGCCGGCCCGCCGCAGGACGCGACGGGCCGGGTGCAGGACGCGACGTGCGGGACGGCCCCGGGACCCGGTGCCTCGCTCGCTCCCGGCGACTGGGTGTGCCAGCACCGCTGGCCCCAGGTCGCCGGCATGGTCGGGTGGCGCGGCGTCGTGGGGGACGCGCCGGTGGTCGACGCGTGGTCGCAGGGTGACGCGGTCGCGCTCGGGCGCGGCGAGCGCGGCTTCGTCGTCGTGAACCTCGGCGACGCCGAGCTCCGCGTGACGCTTCCGACGAGCCTGCCGGACGGCGGCTACTGCGACGTCCTGACCGCGGGCGGCACGTGCATGCAGTCCACGGTCCGCGACGGCGCGGTCAGCGTCGTGGTGCCGCCCGGCGCCGCGCAGGCATGGGACGTCGCCCACCGCGCCTGA